The following coding sequences lie in one Lolium perenne isolate Kyuss_39 chromosome 2, Kyuss_2.0, whole genome shotgun sequence genomic window:
- the LOC127332870 gene encoding putative yippee-like protein Os10g0369500, whose protein sequence is MGMLFLEYLPGPKVFKCKYCRVDSASPEDIVSKEFRGRHGRAYLFDSVVNVSLGPNEDRHLLTGLHTVNDIYCSCCQRLLGWKYAKAYSEDQKYKEGKFILEKNMMLKEGR, encoded by the exons ATGGGGATGCTGTTCCTGGAGTACCTCCCGGGGCCCAAGGTGTTCAAGTGCAAGTACTGCAGGGTTGACTCCGCCTCGCCGGAGGACATCGTCTCCAAGGAGTTCCGCGGCCGCCACGGCCGCGCCTACCTCTTCGATAGCGT GGTGAATGTGAGTCTTGGTCCCAACGAGGATCGCCATCTCTTGACTGGATTGCATACAGTGAACGATATCTACTGTAGCTGCTGCCAACGGCTCCTTGGCTGGAAATAT GCGAAAGCTTACAGTGAGGACCAGAAGTACAAAGAAGGGAAATTTATATTGGAGAAGAACATGATGCTCAAAGAAGGACGTTAG